ATCTCAAAGATGATAGCGATTTTTTGAAAGAATATGGCTATTTTTTAACAGAGGAAGGGAGGATCAAAGAGGCGATACCTGTTTTTACTGCATATCTTGAACAACAGCCGACAGATGATGAAATAAATGAATTTTTGTTCCGTTTAAAGCAATCAGATCTTGAGGAATGATAAGAAGCTAGATATGATTGAACAACTTCTTATCTGTTGTTAATGGACTCGGTTTTTAACGGATCCAGATTATCCGAGAGGAGAAGTTGTAAAGGAGAGTGAAAAATGGTGCATACTCCAGTATCTGTTGAAGATAAAAAAAGCTTTATCCAATGGTTTTTAAATCATTACCAGTTGAAAAAACGAGAAAGTGTATGGATTTTAAATTATTTAATGAATCATGAGGAGTTGCTTAGTCAGCTTCATTTTGTTAGAGAAGCGAAATTTTGCCCACGGGGCATCATCATGACAAGTCAATGTTCAAGTGAAACAGCTTTTCGTTTTTATAAAAATCAACTCGTAACAACAGATGCAGAGAAGTCGTTTCATGATATTCGATTAAATAAAACAGAAGCCCTTTATCTTCAACTTAATTTCAAAAAATCATACCAAAATGCATTATACATTGCTGTATTAGAAGAAAATCCATTTATTCCAGATGAATATTTTATAACAGCTCAGGATAAAGAAGCAGCACAACAATTGCTTGAGCAATCACGTTATGAATTCCAAAAGCAGGCTCTAAATAAGCAAATTGATCAAGCTTTAGATAATATGGATGAAGAAGCTTTTCTAAAACTAGCGAAAGACCTTCAATTGTTGGAAGAGACATTTTCGAATCAACCAAAATTGCTGAAGCAATAGGTTGATTTTTTTTGCAAGGATAGATAAGATTTAGATAAATCAATTAAAAATAGGCAAAGTGAAAAGAGAAAGGCTGGGCAGAGCAGATGAGATGGAAAAAATCAGACATGACACAATATATAGAAGCAAAAGAATACATTGATACGGTTTTAATTCCCTTGATTCCTTTTCAGATGCAGATTGATAGCACCATAGAAGTAAATGCTTTTCAAAAGGAATGGACAACAGCTCTTGTTAATGAATTGGAGAAAGAGCTAACGGGTCGTATGATGTTACTACCACCTTATTATTATGTAAAAACTACAGCTAAGGAAGCCGAGCTTTCGCGGGTTAGTGCTTGGGTTGAAGAAGCACAACATCAGCCGTTTAAGCATGTGTTTTTTCTTACGCTAGATGCCGCGTGGAAAAAACATGAGCAGGCTCTTCCTGGAACACTGTTATGGCTCCCTGGAATGAAGTCAGGTGACCTTTATTCTGCTGATATGCATAGATTTATTCGTGATCAGGTAGAGCAGATGAGTGAATTAATTCGATCCTATTGGTAATAATGAGCAAAAAGTTTATCTGCAAAAAAGGAATAATGATTGACCGGACAAATAGTTTACGCTATCATGGTTATGTCCTAGTAATCTGAAATAACTGTATTGTCCGTGATTATTGTAAAAGAGGGGGGGAAAATCATGAGCGATAAAAAGCAGCAAGTATCCCGTAGACAGTTCTTGAACTATACGCTTACTGGGGTTGGTGGTTTTATGGCAGCAGGAATGCTAGCACCAATGTTGCGAATGGCAGTTGATCCAGTGTTAAAGGAATCGGGGCAGGGAGACATGGCAAATGTCGGTTTATCCGTTGATGATATCACTAATGAGCCTCAAAAGATTGATTGGAAGATTGACCAAGTTGATGGCTGGTATGAGTCGCAAGTAAATCGATCTGCTTGGGTCTTCAAGGATGAGAATGGTGATATCCAAGCCTTTTCTCCAATTTGTAAACACTTGGGCTGTGTCGTATCCTGGGGAGGAAGTGATGAATATCCTGATCAATTTTTTTGCCCATGTCATGATGGACGATACTACAAGGATGGAACAAACGTACCAGGAACTCCACCTTTGCAGCCATTGGATGTTTATGAATCAGAAGTAAGAGATGGTATTTTATTTTTAGGTGATGCAGTACCGAGAAAGGGGGCGTAATAGTTTATGCTACAGAAAATTTATGATTGGATTGATGAACGTGCAGATATTACGCCAATCTGGCGGGATATTGCAGATCATGAAGTACCAGAGCATGTGAATCCAGCGCATCATTTTTCCGCCTTTGTTTATTGCTTTGGTGGATTAACATTTTTTGTGGTGGTAATTCAGATTCTATCTGGTATGTTCTTAACCATGTATTATGTACCGGACATCGAAAATGCTTGGAAATCCGTTTATTACTTGCAAACTGAAGTGGCACATGGACAAATTGTTCGTGGTATGCACCATTGGGGCGCTAGTGTTGTTATTGTCATGCTATTATTACATACACTACGAGTGTTTTTCCAAGGAGCTTATAAAAAACCACGTGAACTAAATTGGATTGTTGGTGTATTGATTTTCTTTATTATGCTTGGTCTTGGGTTTACCGGTTATTTACTACCGTGGGACAACAAAGCATTTTTTGCTACGCAGGTTGGATTGGAAATCGCACAGCAAGTTCCGTTTATTGGTGAAGAGTTGAAAACGTTATTAGCAGGAGATCCAAACATCGTTGGAGCTCAAACGCTTACACGTTTCTTCGCTATTCATGTGTTCTTTTTACCAGGAGCACTCTTTGCATTATTGGCAATACACTTTATTCTAATTCGTAGACAAGGTATTTCTGGACCATTATAAAAAGGAGGGGAAAGCATGCATAAGGGAAAAGGGATGAAATTTGTTGGTGACTCACGTATCACTACCGACAGAAAACCAAATGTACCTAAGGATTATTCCGAATATCCTGGAAGAACAGAAGCTTTCTGGCCCAACTTTTTATTAAAAGAATGGTTAGTTGGTGCGGTATTTTTAGTTGGATTTTTATGTTTAACATTAGCTCATCCTTCACCGTTGGAGGGAATGGCTGATCCAACAAACGCATCATATATTCCATTACCAGACTGGTACTTCTTGTTCTTGTACGAACTGTTAAAATATGAATTTGCAAGTCAAAACTATATTCTTATGGGTATTCTAGTATTGCCTGGAATAGCCTTTGGCGCATTATTATTGGCTCCGTTTTTAGACAATGGACCTGGGAGAAGACCACATCAACGCCCGATCTCTGTTGGGATGATGCTTCTTGCCCTAGCTTCTGTTATCTGGCTAACGTATGAATCTGCAGCTAATGTAGATTGGGAGTCCAGAGCAGAAGCTAATAAACCGATCCCTCCTGGTGAACAGGCAGAGATCGATACAGAGCACGCAGGATACGCCGTTTATGAAAACAGCTGTTTATCATGTCATGGTGATAATTTGCAAGGTGGTGGAGCTGGACCTTCATTAATCGGTATTGATAAATCCGCCGAAGAAATTGCAACGATTGCAAAAGAAGGGATTGGCTCCATGCCACCTGACCAGTTTGCTGGTACAGATGAAGAACTTGAACAATTAGTTGATTTTATCGTATCTGTAAACGAGCAATCAGAAGAATAATCGAAGAAGAGAAGCACTTTTGCCACACGATGCTGGTAAAGGTGCTTCTTTAACTAATAGAGCTTTGTAGTCGTTAGAAAAACATTTAATAAATCAGAAACTTCGGCTTTGAAAGTTTTAGAAATAAGTTGAACGAAAGAGATTGAACAGTAATTGTGTATACATGGTTAACAATCTGGAGTTCGGTTATTTTACATTTTAGCTCGTAGGAACTGGCAGTAAAACTCGTCTTGCCATACTATGAGGGAAATCCTAAGAGGATCAAAACAAAGGCGATTCTGTTCAGAAACCATTAGGTCATACCCTTAAGGTACTGACAATTAGTGGGGGATAAAAGAAAACACCCACTGATTGTTAGATTCACTTTATTTGATCTCTAATGATTCATCAATTTGTACTATTGTGTTAAAGCTGCTTAGAAAAGAGGGTAACATTTTGATTAAATACATATTGTTAGATAAACGTTTCCTATTTTTATTATTCTTAATCAACTTAGCCGGGACCATTTATGGTTACATGTGGTATGAATCACAATTATCACATACCGATCCGATCTTTTTTGTTTTTGTTCCTGATAGTCCTACCGCCAGTTTGTTTTTTACCATTTTCTTATTATTTTTTATCTTTGGTAAACATATTCCTTACATAGAAGCTTTGGCTATTATTACATTATTTAAATATGGTGTTTGGGCAGTAGTAATGAATTTGCTCACTTTGGTTATAGAGGGATCATTAAGTTGGCAAGGCTATATGTTAATGGCTTCACATGGGGCTATGGCGATTCAGGGGCTTCTCTATGCTCCGTACTATCATTTACGTATGAGGCATATCGTTTTTGCAGCTGTTTGGATCTTCCATAATGATGTAATAGACTATGTATTTGAACAAATGCCTGTATATTCATCATTAGCTTCTTATTTGTACGAAATTGGCTACTTTACATTTTGGCTCAGCATCCTTTCTGTGGCGATAGCTTATTATCTTACAATTGGAATGCAAGAACGAAAGTGAGTATAAGGATTT
This genomic interval from Virgibacillus pantothenticus contains the following:
- a CDS encoding ReoY family proteolytic degradation factor → MHTPVSVEDKKSFIQWFLNHYQLKKRESVWILNYLMNHEELLSQLHFVREAKFCPRGIIMTSQCSSETAFRFYKNQLVTTDAEKSFHDIRLNKTEALYLQLNFKKSYQNALYIAVLEENPFIPDEYFITAQDKEAAQQLLEQSRYEFQKQALNKQIDQALDNMDEEAFLKLAKDLQLLEETFSNQPKLLKQ
- a CDS encoding DUF2487 family protein codes for the protein MRWKKSDMTQYIEAKEYIDTVLIPLIPFQMQIDSTIEVNAFQKEWTTALVNELEKELTGRMMLLPPYYYVKTTAKEAELSRVSAWVEEAQHQPFKHVFFLTLDAAWKKHEQALPGTLLWLPGMKSGDLYSADMHRFIRDQVEQMSELIRSYW
- a CDS encoding ubiquinol-cytochrome c reductase iron-sulfur subunit, giving the protein MSDKKQQVSRRQFLNYTLTGVGGFMAAGMLAPMLRMAVDPVLKESGQGDMANVGLSVDDITNEPQKIDWKIDQVDGWYESQVNRSAWVFKDENGDIQAFSPICKHLGCVVSWGGSDEYPDQFFCPCHDGRYYKDGTNVPGTPPLQPLDVYESEVRDGILFLGDAVPRKGA
- the qcrB gene encoding menaquinol-cytochrome c reductase cytochrome b subunit translates to MLQKIYDWIDERADITPIWRDIADHEVPEHVNPAHHFSAFVYCFGGLTFFVVVIQILSGMFLTMYYVPDIENAWKSVYYLQTEVAHGQIVRGMHHWGASVVIVMLLLHTLRVFFQGAYKKPRELNWIVGVLIFFIMLGLGFTGYLLPWDNKAFFATQVGLEIAQQVPFIGEELKTLLAGDPNIVGAQTLTRFFAIHVFFLPGALFALLAIHFILIRRQGISGPL
- a CDS encoding menaquinol-cytochrome c reductase cytochrome b/c subunit, translated to MHKGKGMKFVGDSRITTDRKPNVPKDYSEYPGRTEAFWPNFLLKEWLVGAVFLVGFLCLTLAHPSPLEGMADPTNASYIPLPDWYFLFLYELLKYEFASQNYILMGILVLPGIAFGALLLAPFLDNGPGRRPHQRPISVGMMLLALASVIWLTYESAANVDWESRAEANKPIPPGEQAEIDTEHAGYAVYENSCLSCHGDNLQGGGAGPSLIGIDKSAEEIATIAKEGIGSMPPDQFAGTDEELEQLVDFIVSVNEQSEE
- a CDS encoding DUF1405 domain-containing protein, with amino-acid sequence MIKYILLDKRFLFLLFLINLAGTIYGYMWYESQLSHTDPIFFVFVPDSPTASLFFTIFLLFFIFGKHIPYIEALAIITLFKYGVWAVVMNLLTLVIEGSLSWQGYMLMASHGAMAIQGLLYAPYYHLRMRHIVFAAVWIFHNDVIDYVFEQMPVYSSLASYLYEIGYFTFWLSILSVAIAYYLTIGMQERK